A genomic stretch from Acropora palmata chromosome 13, jaAcrPala1.3, whole genome shotgun sequence includes:
- the LOC141863724 gene encoding uncharacterized protein LOC141863724 translates to MSELKEILTMNSRSPRRKFVSILLCAVTLLELVDKKTFGFNTEYPQEQESKRFSLFYKVKEGEVLTGHIISVHQTRNVLECSHKCLSNPECASFNFEIQQSRSLSTCELNNVSSISSNNKLKRKDSFAYYEPLTPKERPKQQISGFYPTTTNIITKTTTTRSTQEVSSTQDQAATSASMFPSTQRATTAAPVSNCGQQWHAYKSGCLRLFEDHKNWVDANQHCATFNISATGGGNGRLISIFSEAENKRIVDLRSSQGFLEGEYYIGLSDLQGTGTYKWADGTNVSFTNWNTDFPKGEKVVVMKMSHGNSDNGKWLTRNQNDNLRFICECPDGPCA, encoded by the exons ATGAGTGAACTCAAGGAGATATTGACGATGAATTCTCGATCGCCAAGGAGGAAGTTTGTGAGCATTCTCTTATGCGCTGTGACCTTGTTGGAGTTGGTCGACAAGAAGACCTTTGGTTTTAATACGGAGTATCCTCAAGAACAAGAAAGCAAACGCTTCTCATTGTTTTATAAAGTTAAGGAAG GTGAAGTCTTAACTGGCCACATCATTTCAGTACACCAGACTAGAAACGTGCTGGAATGCAGCCACAAATGTCTTTCAAACCCAGAATGTGCCTCCTTCAATTTTGAGATTCAACAGTCACGATCTCTATCAACTTGCGAGCTAAACAACGTCTCGAGCATCTCTTCcaataacaaattgaaaaggaaagatAGTTTTGCGTACTACGAACCGTTAACACCAAAGGAGAGGCCGAAACAACAAATCTCAGGCTTTTATCCGACAACAACTAACATAATAACGAAAACTACGACAACACGAAGCACACAAGAAGTTAGTTCAACTCAAGATCAAGCGGCGACATCAGCGAGCATGTTTCCATCCACACAGCGAGCAACAACAGCTGCACCTG TAAGCAACTGTGGGCAACAATGGCACGCTTACAAATCTGGCTGCCTTCGACTGTTCGAAGATCACAAAAATTGGGTTGATGCAAACCAGCATTGTGCCACGTTCAATATTAGTGCGACGGGTGGAGGCAATGGCAGATTAATTTCGATTTTCTCTGAAGCTGAAAACAAACGAATTGTCGATTTAAGGTCATCACAAGGTTTCTTAGAAG gtgaATACTATATTGGTTTAAGTGACTTGCAAGGGACAGGGACGTACAAATGGGCCGATGGAACCAATGTGTCATTTACAAACTGGAACACTGATTTTCCTAAAGGTGAAAAAGTTGTGGTGATGAAGATGAGTCACGGAAATTCAGACAACGGGAAATGGCTGACGCGGAACCAAAACGATAATCTGCGATTTATTTGCGAATGCCCAGATGGCCCTTGTGCCTAA
- the LOC141864040 gene encoding uncharacterized protein LOC141864040 encodes MNQILMMNSRSPRRKFVSLRILLCAVTMLELVDKKTFGFNTESHQGQESKRFSLFYKAKEGEVLTGHIISVHQTRNELDCSHKCLSNPECASFNFEIQQSRSLSICELNNASSISSNSKLKRKESFVYYEPLIPKERPKQQITGFYPTTSNIITKTTTTRGTQEVSTSQYQAPTLASRVPSTQRAKAAAPVSNCGQHWHAYKSGCLRLFQDHKTWVAANQHCASFNINATGGGNGRLISIFSQDENNRIVNLRSSQRFSQGEYYIGLNDLHHKGTYKWADGTATSFTNWKTGYPKGGGGVVMKMYDRNPDYGKWQTWNQHAALRFICECPEGPCA; translated from the exons ATGAATCAGATATTGATGATGAATTCACGATCTCCAAGGAGGAAGTTTGTGAGCTTGAGAATTCTCTTATGTGCTGTCACCATGTTAGAGTTGGTCGACAAGAAGACCTTTGGTTTTAACACGGAGTCTCATCAAGGACAAGAAAGCAAACGCTTCTCATTGTTTTATAAAGCTAAGGAAG GTGAAGTCTTAACTGGCCACATCATTTCAGTCCACCAGACTAGAAACGAGCTGGACTGCAGCCATAAATGTCTTTCAAACCCAGAATGTGCCTCCTTCAATTTTGAGATTCAACAGTCACGATCTCTGTCCATTTGCGAGCTAAACAACGCGTCAAGCATCTCTTCCAATAGcaaattgaaaaggaaagagagTTTTGTGTACTACGAACCGTTAATACCAAAGGAGAGGCCGAAACAACAAATCACAGGCTTTTATCCGACAACAAGTAACATAATAACGAAAACTACGACAACACGAGGCACACAAGAAGTCAGTACATCTCAATATCAAGCGCCGACACTAGCGAGCAGGGTTCCATCCACACAGCGAGCAAAAGCAGCTGCGCCTG TAAGCAATTGTGGACAACACTGGCACGCTTACAAATCTGGCTGCCTTCGACTGTTCCAAGATCACAAAACTTGGGTTGCTGCAAACCAGCATTGTGCCAGCTTCAATATTAATGCGACGGGTGGAGGCAATGGCAGATTAATTTCGATTTTCTCTCAAGATGAAAACAACCGAATTGTCAATTTAAGGTCATCACAACGTTTCTCCCAAG GTGAATACTATATTGGCTTGAATGACTTGCACCATAAGGGTACGTACAAGTGGGCCGATGGAACTGCTACATCATTTACAAACTGGAAAACTGGTTATCCCAAAGGTGGAGGAGGTGTGGTAATGAAGATGTATGATAGAAATCCAGACTACGGGAAATGGCAGACGTGGAACCAACACGCTGCTCTCCGATTTATTTGCGAATGCCCAGAAGGCCCTTGTGCCTGA
- the LOC141864039 gene encoding orexin receptor type 2-like isoform X2, with protein MNSSAENSPIDSTALPMTILYSITIVASLAGNLLLLFIVTRRPETRTITSYMFVNMAAADLLVTLIVMPIAMTVPYTEMRWLTGTIGQVTCKVVYYAFHVTIAASIISLMLMALDRYLAVCYPLQRYSTFRRANVLTIVTWLTSMAVMIPAAVLWKVEKGSQSREGEYCQPAFEDVFGGFLKGARIYYTYLFLVAYILPLIIISVLYGLVCRKLWRRKLPGVISSDTEGRHVLIKRKVVRALIIVSAAFAFCWLPTQASHLVLAFDIQVYLSFPRTLRHIGMWSGHANSAINAWLYMLLTDKFRNALGDIILRRNSGTRYRSFKTQSSSKFTTVREITSIRRQTLNHQERGEGAVKEPVEETAM; from the exons ATGAATTCCTCTGCTG AAAATAGCCCTATCGATTCCACTGCATTGCCAATGACCATTCTGTACAGTATAACAATCGTGGCATCTCTGGCAGGAAATCTTCTGCTTCTATTCATCGTCACCAGGCGACCAGAAACTCGGACTATAACAAGTTACATGTTTGTCAATATGGCAGCCGCTGACCTGCTGGTGACGTTGATCGTCATGCCAATAGCCATGACCGTGCCGTATACAGAGATGAGGTGGCTAACAGGAACCATTGGTCAAGTAACCTGCAAAGTTGTGTATTATGCATTTCACGTTACCATAGCAGCGTCGATCATAAGCCTCATGCTTATGGCCCTGGATCGCTACTTGGCCGTGTGTTATCCTTTGCAGCGTTACTCGACATTTCGACGCGCTAATGTCTTGACCATCGTCACGTGGTTAACCTCAATGGCGGTGATGATTCCGGCAGCGGTGTTATGGAAGGTCGAGAAAGGTTCTCAATCGAGGGAAGGAGAATATTGCCAACCTGCTTTTGAGGATGTTTTTGGAGGTTTTCTGAAAGGTGCAAGAATCTATTATACATATCTTTTCCTCGTGGCCTACATACTTCCGCTGATAATAATATCCGTGTTGTACGGGTTGGTCTGTCGCAAATTATGGCGTCGAAAGCTACCTGGAGTGATTTCAAGTGATACGGAAGGACGGCATGTTCTCATAAAGCGAAAGGTGGTGCGTGCACTCATAATAGTTTCCGCTGCCTTCGCGTTTTGCTGGCTCCCAACACAGGCTTCTCACCTTGTCCTGGCTTTTGACATCCAGGTTTATCTCTCGTTTCCCAGAACTTTGAGGCATATTGGCATGTGGTCAGGGCACGCTAACAGCGCTATAAATGCATGGCTATACATGTTGCTCACGGATAAATTCCGGAATGCCCTGGGCGACATAATACTTAGGAGAAACTCTGGGACCCGATACAGGTCGTTCAAGACCCAGTCTTCTTCAAAATTTACAACGGTAAGAGAAATAACCTCGATTAGACGCCAGACTCTAAACCACCAGGAAAGAGGTGAGGGTGCGGTTAAAGAACCAGTGGAAGAGACCGCAATGTGA
- the LOC141864039 gene encoding orexin receptor type 2-like isoform X3: MNSSNENSPIDSTALPMTILYSITIVASLAGNLLLLFIVTRRPETRTITSYMFVNMAAADLLVTLIVMPIAMTVPYTEMRWLTGTIGQVTCKVVYYAFHVTIAASIISLMLMALDRYLAVCYPLQRYSTFRRANVLTIVTWLTSMAVMIPAAVLWKVEKGSQSREGEYCQPAFEDVFGGFLKGARIYYTYLFLVAYILPLIIISVLYGLVCRKLWRRKLPGVISSDTEGRHVLIKRKVVRALIIVSAAFAFCWLPTQASHLVLAFDIQVYLSFPRTLRHIGMWSGHANSAINAWLYMLLTDKFRNALGDIILRRNSGTRYRSFKTQSSSKFTTVREITSIRRQTLNHQERGEGAVKEPVEETAM, translated from the exons ATGAATTCTTCCAATG AAAATAGCCCTATCGATTCCACTGCATTGCCAATGACCATTCTGTACAGTATAACAATCGTGGCATCTCTGGCAGGAAATCTTCTGCTTCTATTCATCGTCACCAGGCGACCAGAAACTCGGACTATAACAAGTTACATGTTTGTCAATATGGCAGCCGCTGACCTGCTGGTGACGTTGATCGTCATGCCAATAGCCATGACCGTGCCGTATACAGAGATGAGGTGGCTAACAGGAACCATTGGTCAAGTAACCTGCAAAGTTGTGTATTATGCATTTCACGTTACCATAGCAGCGTCGATCATAAGCCTCATGCTTATGGCCCTGGATCGCTACTTGGCCGTGTGTTATCCTTTGCAGCGTTACTCGACATTTCGACGCGCTAATGTCTTGACCATCGTCACGTGGTTAACCTCAATGGCGGTGATGATTCCGGCAGCGGTGTTATGGAAGGTCGAGAAAGGTTCTCAATCGAGGGAAGGAGAATATTGCCAACCTGCTTTTGAGGATGTTTTTGGAGGTTTTCTGAAAGGTGCAAGAATCTATTATACATATCTTTTCCTCGTGGCCTACATACTTCCGCTGATAATAATATCCGTGTTGTACGGGTTGGTCTGTCGCAAATTATGGCGTCGAAAGCTACCTGGAGTGATTTCAAGTGATACGGAAGGACGGCATGTTCTCATAAAGCGAAAGGTGGTGCGTGCACTCATAATAGTTTCCGCTGCCTTCGCGTTTTGCTGGCTCCCAACACAGGCTTCTCACCTTGTCCTGGCTTTTGACATCCAGGTTTATCTCTCGTTTCCCAGAACTTTGAGGCATATTGGCATGTGGTCAGGGCACGCTAACAGCGCTATAAATGCATGGCTATACATGTTGCTCACGGATAAATTCCGGAATGCCCTGGGCGACATAATACTTAGGAGAAACTCTGGGACCCGATACAGGTCGTTCAAGACCCAGTCTTCTTCAAAATTTACAACGGTAAGAGAAATAACCTCGATTAGACGCCAGACTCTAAACCACCAGGAAAGAGGTGAGGGTGCGGTTAAAGAACCAGTGGAAGAGACCGCAATGTGA
- the LOC141864039 gene encoding orexin receptor type 2-like isoform X1 — translation MNASKENSPIDSTALPMTILYSITIVASLAGNLLLLFIVTRRPETRTITSYMFVNMAAADLLVTLIVMPIAMTVPYTEMRWLTGTIGQVTCKVVYYAFHVTIAASIISLMLMALDRYLAVCYPLQRYSTFRRANVLTIVTWLTSMAVMIPAAVLWKVEKGSQSREGEYCQPAFEDVFGGFLKGARIYYTYLFLVAYILPLIIISVLYGLVCRKLWRRKLPGVISSDTEGRHVLIKRKVVRALIIVSAAFAFCWLPTQASHLVLAFDIQVYLSFPRTLRHIGMWSGHANSAINAWLYMLLTDKFRNALGDIILRRNSGTRYRSFKTQSSSKFTTVREITSIRRQTLNHQERGEGAVKEPVEETAM, via the exons ATGAATGCTTCAAAAG AAAATAGCCCTATCGATTCCACTGCATTGCCAATGACCATTCTGTACAGTATAACAATCGTGGCATCTCTGGCAGGAAATCTTCTGCTTCTATTCATCGTCACCAGGCGACCAGAAACTCGGACTATAACAAGTTACATGTTTGTCAATATGGCAGCCGCTGACCTGCTGGTGACGTTGATCGTCATGCCAATAGCCATGACCGTGCCGTATACAGAGATGAGGTGGCTAACAGGAACCATTGGTCAAGTAACCTGCAAAGTTGTGTATTATGCATTTCACGTTACCATAGCAGCGTCGATCATAAGCCTCATGCTTATGGCCCTGGATCGCTACTTGGCCGTGTGTTATCCTTTGCAGCGTTACTCGACATTTCGACGCGCTAATGTCTTGACCATCGTCACGTGGTTAACCTCAATGGCGGTGATGATTCCGGCAGCGGTGTTATGGAAGGTCGAGAAAGGTTCTCAATCGAGGGAAGGAGAATATTGCCAACCTGCTTTTGAGGATGTTTTTGGAGGTTTTCTGAAAGGTGCAAGAATCTATTATACATATCTTTTCCTCGTGGCCTACATACTTCCGCTGATAATAATATCCGTGTTGTACGGGTTGGTCTGTCGCAAATTATGGCGTCGAAAGCTACCTGGAGTGATTTCAAGTGATACGGAAGGACGGCATGTTCTCATAAAGCGAAAGGTGGTGCGTGCACTCATAATAGTTTCCGCTGCCTTCGCGTTTTGCTGGCTCCCAACACAGGCTTCTCACCTTGTCCTGGCTTTTGACATCCAGGTTTATCTCTCGTTTCCCAGAACTTTGAGGCATATTGGCATGTGGTCAGGGCACGCTAACAGCGCTATAAATGCATGGCTATACATGTTGCTCACGGATAAATTCCGGAATGCCCTGGGCGACATAATACTTAGGAGAAACTCTGGGACCCGATACAGGTCGTTCAAGACCCAGTCTTCTTCAAAATTTACAACGGTAAGAGAAATAACCTCGATTAGACGCCAGACTCTAAACCACCAGGAAAGAGGTGAGGGTGCGGTTAAAGAACCAGTGGAAGAGACCGCAATGTGA